One stretch of Lacrimispora sphenoides DNA includes these proteins:
- a CDS encoding winged helix-turn-helix transcriptional regulator, translating into MPCDKLCPIEHTVNLIGHKWKVLILRNLFNNGTQRFIELSKGINGISQKMLTQQLRQLEADGIIDRKVYPEVPPKVEYSLTELGKSLSPIMEEMNRWGLEHLKQSNLNKQNNG; encoded by the coding sequence ATGCCGTGTGATAAATTATGCCCTATTGAGCATACCGTCAATCTGATCGGGCATAAATGGAAGGTACTTATTCTGAGAAATTTATTCAATAACGGTACACAAAGATTTATTGAACTCAGTAAAGGAATCAACGGAATAAGTCAGAAGATGCTGACTCAACAGCTCCGCCAGTTGGAGGCCGATGGGATAATTGATAGAAAGGTTTATCCAGAGGTACCGCCAAAGGTCGAATATTCTCTAACGGAACTTGGAAAATCATTAAGTCCGATTATGGAGGAAATGAATCGATGGGGATTAGAGCATCTAAAACAAAGCAATCTGAATAAGCAAAATAATGGATAG
- a CDS encoding cupin domain-containing protein, protein MKKININDILDFAADKSARKAIFKEGQLDTGLLLYAPGQTTPDHKHSDIDEVFYVISGEGTITINNEEMHVKEKDIIFSPNGETHGFNNTSSDNWVVLQIKIETSKKD, encoded by the coding sequence ATGAAAAAAATTAATATTAACGATATTCTAGATTTTGCAGCTGATAAAAGTGCGCGTAAGGCAATTTTTAAAGAAGGCCAGTTGGATACAGGACTTTTACTATATGCCCCAGGACAAACAACACCAGATCATAAGCATTCGGATATCGATGAAGTCTTTTATGTAATTTCTGGTGAAGGTACCATTACTATAAACAATGAAGAAATGCATGTGAAGGAAAAGGATATCATTTTCTCCCCAAATGGTGAGACACACGGATTCAATAATACAAGTTCTGATAATTGGGTGGTACTGCAGATTAAAATTGAAACATCCAAAAAGGATTAA
- a CDS encoding VOC family protein: MFTRIDHVAFSVKDRQKSIDFYEKNFGFKRYFEHDVPGVPNLEKVVYLQLGDTVLEFEHWTNEKENKGYHFCLISDDFDSDYQRLKNAGVPVVTEPHIPEPRTQQEKGWKRVVFQGPDGEFIEFRG; encoded by the coding sequence ATGTTTACACGAATAGACCATGTTGCATTTTCGGTAAAAGACAGACAAAAGTCGATTGATTTTTATGAAAAAAACTTTGGTTTTAAAAGATATTTTGAACACGATGTTCCCGGAGTGCCGAACCTTGAGAAGGTTGTTTACCTTCAGTTAGGCGATACCGTGTTAGAGTTTGAACACTGGACAAATGAAAAGGAGAATAAGGGGTATCATTTCTGTCTCATTAGCGATGATTTTGATTCAGATTATCAAAGGCTTAAGAACGCAGGGGTCCCGGTTGTGACTGAGCCACATATTCCCGAGCCCAGAACGCAACAGGAAAAAGGCTGGAAAAGAGTTGTTTTTCAAGGCCCTGATGGCGAATTCATTGAGTTTCGAGGGTAA
- a CDS encoding FAD-binding oxidoreductase, whose amino-acid sequence MTKLTGRIVLPDDPCYEIARRDYNTRFSKYPLAIVFCQDTQDAINAVKWTRENCISLRARSGGHSYEAFSILNDGIVIDVSEMDKIIFDETNMEATIGAGATLLPIYEFLWDRGVTIPGGTCPSVGIAGITLGGGFGMLTREMGLLCDNLIAVEMVNAEGEVICADRCTHPDLFWASRGGGGGNFGIVTSFIFKVHPISDVAVYNITWDWSDAGEVIKVWQSWAPFVDERLTSIIDLFTKEDGRITSAGEFLGNEDQLRCLLKPLIAAGNPIQIDIQTIPYIEAVIKFDGGLGPHKFKNTGAFVYHSLPDEALDTLLCFMETSPNKDNSVQFQSLAGAVREVPPDGTAYFHRDANYIMQYITRWKADKEKEPNIHWVESLRRAMLKYVNGTYVNWPDVFIKDWPKAYYGTNYQELMQIKCKYDPENIFHFKQSICPDIDLKI is encoded by the coding sequence ATGACGAAGCTCACTGGCCGAATTGTTCTTCCAGATGATCCATGTTATGAGATTGCCCGTAGGGATTATAATACGAGATTCTCAAAGTATCCCCTGGCTATTGTATTCTGCCAGGACACCCAGGATGCAATTAATGCGGTAAAATGGACAAGAGAGAATTGTATTTCATTACGTGCCCGCAGTGGTGGGCACAGTTATGAAGCTTTTTCTATATTGAATGATGGAATCGTCATAGATGTAAGCGAAATGGATAAAATCATTTTTGATGAAACCAATATGGAAGCAACGATCGGAGCCGGAGCCACCCTGTTGCCAATTTACGAGTTTTTATGGGATAGAGGTGTTACTATTCCGGGAGGAACATGTCCAAGCGTTGGCATTGCCGGTATTACACTGGGAGGGGGATTCGGCATGCTGACAAGAGAGATGGGCCTGCTTTGTGACAACTTAATAGCAGTCGAGATGGTCAATGCAGAGGGAGAAGTAATTTGCGCTGACCGATGCACGCATCCTGATCTTTTTTGGGCATCCCGAGGAGGCGGGGGCGGAAACTTTGGGATAGTAACGTCATTTATTTTTAAGGTTCATCCTATTTCAGATGTTGCCGTTTATAATATCACCTGGGATTGGTCGGATGCCGGAGAGGTCATCAAAGTATGGCAGTCTTGGGCGCCGTTTGTTGATGAACGGCTGACATCGATTATAGACCTATTTACCAAGGAAGACGGTCGTATTACTTCTGCCGGTGAATTTTTAGGCAATGAGGATCAACTGAGATGCTTACTAAAACCATTAATTGCCGCAGGCAATCCAATTCAGATAGATATTCAAACAATTCCATATATTGAAGCAGTAATAAAATTTGATGGTGGGCTGGGCCCTCATAAATTTAAAAACACTGGAGCTTTCGTGTATCATAGTTTACCTGATGAGGCATTAGATACCCTGCTTTGCTTTATGGAAACTTCCCCCAATAAAGATAACTCAGTTCAATTTCAGAGTCTGGCAGGGGCAGTCAGGGAGGTTCCTCCAGATGGAACGGCCTATTTCCATCGTGATGCAAACTATATCATGCAGTATATAACACGCTGGAAAGCTGATAAAGAAAAAGAGCCAAACATACATTGGGTAGAAAGTCTAAGAAGAGCCATGTTAAAATATGTAAATGGAACCTACGTCAATTGGCCTGATGTTTTTATCAAAGACTGGCCCAAGGCATATTATGGCACCAATTATCAGGAACTTATGCAAATTAAATGCAAATACGACCCGGAAAATATATTCCACTTTAAGCAGAGTATATGTCCAGACATTGACTTAAAAATATAA
- a CDS encoding TetR/AcrR family transcriptional regulator: protein MPQVSEKYLEARKNKIAIAAVNVFAKKGYSNATMKDIMDEVQISRGGLYAHFENIDTVFLAALKYDDFLNIESALSPDPKEPLFPQLKDWIQKTVLSVQDSDRNLIRAKSEFFLSHNASEFPYLQERHEKLANVIQLFIHMGIEAGEFRDIIDVNTFSELLIATIDGIMLQQYNQFCSGINLSKRIDLLNTMIERILS, encoded by the coding sequence ATGCCGCAGGTAAGCGAAAAATATCTGGAAGCACGAAAAAATAAAATAGCAATAGCAGCGGTTAATGTTTTTGCTAAGAAAGGTTATTCCAATGCCACGATGAAAGATATCATGGATGAAGTCCAAATATCGCGGGGTGGTTTATATGCTCATTTTGAAAACATTGACACTGTTTTTCTGGCCGCGTTAAAATATGATGATTTTTTAAACATCGAATCAGCTTTAAGTCCTGATCCCAAGGAACCCTTATTTCCGCAATTAAAAGATTGGATTCAAAAAACAGTATTGTCAGTACAAGATTCAGATAGGAATTTAATACGTGCAAAGTCAGAATTTTTCCTTTCCCATAATGCTTCTGAATTTCCATATTTACAAGAAAGGCATGAAAAGCTAGCAAATGTGATTCAGTTATTCATTCATATGGGAATCGAAGCGGGAGAATTTAGAGATATAATTGATGTAAACACTTTTTCTGAATTACTTATTGCAACGATTGATGGAATCATGTTGCAGCAATATAATCAATTTTGCTCCGGTATTAATCTTTCTAAAAGGATTGATTTACTGAATACGATGATTGAGCGCATTCTATCTTAA
- a CDS encoding GNAT family N-acetyltransferase — MFQNEIIKLRKLSLDDYNIYHSWRNDVEVMYTTSPLLDIYTLKDTEEFITSIISQPNAKSYIIEHKETNQAVGIVSLSNIDYKNRSAECIIDIGAKDMWGKGIGKAALSLILEYAFSELNLHRVFLNVFSFNERAIKLYEKMGFMHEGVLRQAFYRAGDWHDIVIMSILKNEYFFIS, encoded by the coding sequence ATGTTTCAAAACGAAATCATAAAACTAAGAAAATTATCACTTGATGATTACAATATTTATCATAGTTGGCGAAATGACGTAGAAGTCATGTATACCACCAGCCCCCTGCTAGACATTTACACATTAAAGGATACAGAAGAATTCATCACATCAATAATTTCTCAGCCTAATGCAAAAAGCTATATCATTGAGCATAAGGAGACGAATCAAGCGGTCGGCATTGTCTCTCTAAGTAATATTGATTATAAAAACCGCTCTGCTGAATGTATTATTGATATTGGAGCAAAAGATATGTGGGGAAAAGGCATTGGTAAAGCGGCTCTTTCTCTGATACTTGAGTATGCTTTTAGCGAACTTAACTTACATCGGGTATTCTTAAACGTGTTCTCGTTTAATGAAAGAGCAATTAAACTCTATGAGAAAATGGGATTTATGCATGAAGGAGTATTACGTCAGGCGTTCTATCGTGCCGGAGATTGGCATGACATTGTTATAATGAGCATCTTAAAAAACGAATATTTTTTTATTAGCTAA
- a CDS encoding MarR family winged helix-turn-helix transcriptional regulator: MVPKTDHQNENELFHLVTEINEITYSMNARLMKERQSLFNEDLSSKQMIIMDLVKKESQLSISQLAEAMNVTSSAVSQIVSKLEKEKYLLRTINPDNRREIIVQLDERGHQYYSKEEEINREIVNRFYSRMKMEDMVQLRDILVKLNSIVEEELSR; the protein is encoded by the coding sequence TTGGTTCCGAAAACAGATCATCAGAATGAAAATGAATTGTTCCATTTAGTTACAGAAATTAATGAGATAACTTATTCCATGAATGCTCGTTTGATGAAAGAGCGTCAATCCTTATTTAATGAGGATCTGTCATCCAAGCAAATGATAATAATGGATTTGGTGAAGAAAGAATCCCAATTATCTATAAGCCAACTGGCTGAAGCAATGAATGTTACTTCAAGTGCTGTTAGCCAGATTGTCTCCAAATTAGAAAAAGAGAAATATCTATTAAGGACAATTAATCCTGATAATAGAAGAGAGATAATTGTGCAGTTAGATGAGAGAGGGCACCAATACTATTCAAAAGAAGAAGAGATTAACAGGGAAATCGTGAATCGCTTTTATTCTCGCATGAAAATGGAGGATATGGTACAATTACGTGACATTTTAGTAAAACTCAATTCAATAGTTGAAGAAGAATTATCAAGATAA
- a CDS encoding serine hydrolase, whose translation MNEKREILNKLFTEIQTKQLMNGTVLVAQDGELLYKGAFGEAELDLKRKLKINSIFNLASVSKPVTALGILLLVQDHKLSLDDPIEKWLPNIPYKGATVRQLLNHTSGLPDYLELFEQHWDKSQIAVNQDLLELLIKYQPERLFEPNDHMEYSNTGYVMLALIIEKVSGHSFADYMKTNIFLPVGMQDTEVFCQRLTGQVMDNYAYGYVFDVYKGKHVLPDKFPETDFVVYLDGIVGDGALHSTVDDLHLLDRALRKGTLIDDTLLKEAYSPSSPRLDSQFKYGLGWILENDKKRGRSVWHSGGWPGYATYFKRYIDHDSTIIFFRNKEQDFDFEQSILHAIENILFDESYEIPKVPEFQMAKTLDPEILNKYVGEYRLEENPEMSAKVLMKNQRLFLELPGSMKLEMYAVSDTEFFLRSLSVTVYFANDGIYHHLTINDGSTTQTARRI comes from the coding sequence ATGAATGAAAAAAGAGAAATACTAAATAAATTATTTACAGAAATTCAAACAAAACAATTGATGAATGGAACTGTCTTAGTGGCTCAAGACGGCGAACTATTATATAAGGGAGCTTTTGGCGAGGCTGAACTCGATTTAAAACGAAAGTTAAAAATAAATTCAATATTTAACTTAGCATCAGTATCAAAACCCGTGACTGCTTTGGGTATATTGTTATTGGTACAGGATCATAAACTTTCTCTTGATGACCCTATAGAAAAGTGGTTGCCTAATATACCTTATAAAGGAGCTACAGTAAGACAATTATTGAATCACACTTCCGGACTGCCCGATTATTTAGAGTTATTCGAACAGCACTGGGATAAATCCCAAATAGCGGTGAACCAGGATTTGTTAGAGCTACTCATTAAGTATCAGCCGGAACGGCTATTTGAGCCGAATGATCATATGGAATACAGCAATACAGGTTATGTGATGCTTGCTCTCATTATTGAAAAAGTTTCGGGGCATTCGTTTGCAGATTATATGAAAACAAATATATTTTTACCTGTTGGAATGCAGGACACAGAAGTATTCTGTCAAAGATTAACTGGACAGGTTATGGATAACTATGCCTATGGTTATGTGTTTGATGTGTACAAAGGTAAACATGTTTTGCCGGATAAATTTCCTGAAACAGATTTTGTTGTTTATCTTGATGGGATCGTTGGAGATGGTGCGCTTCATTCCACCGTTGACGATCTTCATCTGCTAGACCGGGCATTGAGAAAGGGGACACTGATTGATGACACTTTATTGAAGGAAGCCTATTCTCCGTCTTCCCCAAGACTTGATAGTCAATTTAAATATGGACTAGGATGGATTTTAGAGAATGATAAGAAAAGGGGAAGATCTGTGTGGCATAGTGGTGGTTGGCCAGGTTATGCCACTTACTTTAAAAGATACATTGATCATGATTCTACGATTATTTTTTTTAGAAACAAAGAACAGGACTTTGACTTTGAACAATCTATTTTACATGCAATTGAGAATATACTATTTGATGAATCATATGAGATCCCAAAAGTGCCAGAATTTCAAATGGCAAAAACATTAGACCCTGAGATTTTAAACAAATATGTAGGTGAGTACCGGCTGGAAGAGAATCCGGAAATGTCTGCAAAGGTTCTGATGAAAAATCAGCGGTTATTCCTTGAACTTCCAGGATCAATGAAACTTGAAATGTATGCGGTTTCAGATACTGAATTTTTCCTTCGCAGCTTATCTGTGACAGTTTATTTTGCAAATGATGGCATTTATCATCATTTGACTATTAATGATGGCAGTACCACTCAGACTGCTAGGCGTATTTAA
- a CDS encoding C39 family peptidase has protein sequence MYKNNFISQNDQSFYPEYACGIACLSMLLKYHQITGYDNFEKLAIELNFNVSPEEKGYDNDDMKCGTYPEDIFKYFTKNNINFRMSFYDDEWKESLKKSPIMVMMTGNEEEFGLRNSHWILLVKRDKDFFTYLDPYETMISNNYVKHIWSGDFRKYYTGIACQVIK, from the coding sequence TTGTATAAAAATAATTTTATCAGCCAAAATGATCAAAGTTTTTATCCGGAATATGCATGTGGAATTGCCTGCCTTTCTATGTTATTAAAGTATCATCAGATCACTGGTTACGATAATTTTGAGAAGCTTGCTATAGAATTAAACTTTAATGTTTCACCAGAAGAAAAAGGATATGATAATGATGATATGAAATGTGGGACTTACCCTGAAGACATATTTAAGTATTTTACTAAAAATAATATCAACTTCAGAATGTCTTTCTATGATGACGAATGGAAGGAATCTCTGAAAAAGTCCCCGATTATGGTAATGATGACTGGTAATGAAGAAGAGTTTGGCCTTAGGAATAGTCACTGGATCTTATTAGTGAAAAGAGATAAAGATTTTTTTACGTATCTTGATCCATATGAAACAATGATATCAAATAATTATGTAAAACATATCTGGTCAGGTGATTTTAGAAAATATTATACAGGAATCGCATGTCAGGTAATCAAATAA
- a CDS encoding DUF11 domain-containing protein produces the protein MATVSGQIIFDRNRSATIDAGDSGIANVPVVLQNITTGVRLVVLTDAAGNYAFINVPNGSYRIVEAFGTAGGVPTPGNFALAVAGPVPTAATPPISFVANPPAGSTNLDCLTPNTILITVTGADITNQNILNGPVIYTPITTILDPCTTVSNTNLITDADNGTFGFFPPGTPANTGPAVAPYPNVTPAFTYVVPDPTKFTPIDGEYTIQNLMTDAMSNVIGAWWRIADHTTGNETGRMMVVNGFNPGAVFFRSTVPVTPNTNFLFSTWILNLFKVTGFPPAQLGVRILDQNGNVLFQQALGVEIPVNINAPEWKQIGTVINSMNNTQITVEFFSEGEAVVGNDYAIDDVALQEILVPIFTPVKSSSTFTANVGDIVTYTVKLTNTCTSPLINVFFRDNVPDGLLFIPGSVTVNGVPELGVDPNIGFPLPDIPGGSVTEVTFQVRVEGIPNPNPAINTATIDYSYTPVEGGIPGNFTEESNPVPLMVEELPGEADIAVVKQSDNQTAVPGQLFTYTIIVSNFGPADAESVLLTDSIPTNILNPQFSIDDGVTFHPWIGSLNLGTIEAGGVRIVLIRGTVSPTATGVITNTATVSSPTPDPNPENNTSTLETPVAVVEADVAVVKQSNQVIAVPGEPFSYTITVNNFGPSAAENVLLMDSIPSSILNPMYSIDGGVTFNPWPGFLSLGTLPAGAERIIIIKGTVSPDATGVISNTAIVSSTTPDPNPENNTSTLEIPVSAVEADVAVEKQSNQAVAIPGEPFSYTIIVNNFGPNAAENVLLMDSIPSSILNPMYSIDGGVTFNPWPGFLNLGTLPAGAERVIIIRGTVSPDATGVISNTAIVSSTTPDPNPENNTSTLETPVSAVEADIAVEKQSNQAIAIPGESLSYTIVVNNFGPNAAEDVLLMDSIPSSILNPEYSIDGGVTFNPWPGFLNLGTLLAGAERIIIIRGTVSPTAAGIIINTATVSSPTPDPNPENNTSTTETPILAPAQADVSITKTASPNPVAPGEMITFTLVVSNAGPNTAENVIVNDNISASITGPVFSVDGGATFNPWLGSLNIGALPAGESRTIIIRGTVAESASGCINNTAIAISATPDPNLFNNVASICVAVAAAEETEADVSVKKFANKKEACCGELVVFTIVVSNAGPADAHNVVLTDSLANILKKPMFSLDDGFAFQPWPGSVNLGTIPEGTSRVVLIKGCIRQTCSCKIINTAQVSSTTQDPDLNNNTATACIQILKCCDD, from the coding sequence ATGGCAACAGTATCAGGTCAAATTATATTTGACAGAAATAGAAGTGCTACTATAGATGCTGGTGATTCTGGAATAGCAAATGTACCTGTTGTATTACAGAATATAACAACAGGTGTCAGGCTTGTAGTTCTTACGGATGCTGCAGGAAATTATGCATTTATTAATGTTCCAAATGGCAGCTATAGAATCGTAGAGGCATTTGGTACTGCGGGGGGAGTACCAACACCAGGTAATTTTGCCCTGGCAGTAGCAGGGCCAGTTCCTACAGCTGCAACACCCCCCATTAGTTTCGTCGCGAATCCCCCCGCAGGGTCAACAAACTTGGATTGTTTAACACCTAACACAATATTAATAACAGTAACAGGAGCAGATATAACCAACCAAAATATACTAAATGGCCCAGTGATTTATACACCGATTACAACGATATTAGACCCATGTACAACTGTATCCAATACTAATCTTATTACAGATGCAGATAACGGAACGTTTGGATTCTTTCCGCCAGGGACACCAGCGAATACAGGACCTGCGGTCGCACCATATCCCAATGTTACACCAGCTTTTACGTATGTAGTACCGGATCCTACTAAGTTTACACCAATTGATGGAGAATATACGATACAAAATCTTATGACAGATGCAATGAGCAATGTTATAGGGGCTTGGTGGCGTATCGCTGACCATACGACAGGAAATGAAACCGGAAGAATGATGGTAGTGAATGGGTTTAACCCAGGAGCCGTATTTTTTAGGTCTACAGTACCGGTTACACCAAATACTAATTTTTTATTCAGCACATGGATTCTTAATCTTTTTAAAGTAACAGGTTTTCCGCCAGCACAGTTAGGTGTCAGAATCCTGGATCAAAACGGTAATGTACTGTTTCAGCAAGCATTAGGAGTTGAGATTCCAGTTAATATAAACGCACCAGAGTGGAAACAAATAGGAACTGTCATTAATTCTATGAATAACACTCAAATTACAGTAGAATTCTTCAGTGAAGGAGAAGCTGTTGTAGGGAACGATTATGCAATTGATGATGTGGCTTTACAGGAAATCTTAGTACCAATATTTACCCCAGTTAAATCAAGCAGCACGTTTACTGCAAATGTGGGCGATATCGTAACGTATACAGTTAAATTAACAAATACGTGTACCAGTCCTCTGATTAATGTATTTTTTAGGGATAATGTACCAGATGGTTTATTATTCATACCTGGAAGTGTAACGGTTAATGGAGTTCCTGAGCTGGGAGTTGATCCTAATATAGGTTTTCCGCTGCCGGATATTCCAGGTGGATCCGTCACGGAAGTGACGTTTCAGGTAAGAGTTGAAGGCATTCCGAATCCGAATCCTGCTATAAATACAGCAACTATCGATTACTCATATACACCTGTTGAGGGTGGCATACCAGGTAACTTTACAGAAGAATCCAACCCAGTTCCTCTTATGGTTGAAGAATTACCAGGCGAAGCAGACATTGCTGTAGTAAAGCAAAGTGATAATCAGACTGCAGTCCCAGGGCAGTTGTTCACCTATACGATTATAGTTTCAAACTTTGGCCCAGCGGATGCAGAAAGTGTCCTTCTAACGGATAGTATTCCAACTAATATACTCAATCCACAGTTTTCAATAGATGACGGAGTGACTTTCCATCCATGGATCGGAAGCCTTAACTTAGGTACAATAGAGGCAGGAGGGGTAAGAATTGTTCTTATTAGGGGAACTGTGAGCCCAACAGCAACAGGCGTCATTACGAACACAGCAACGGTTAGCTCACCTACACCAGATCCAAATCCAGAGAATAATACTTCAACCTTAGAGACTCCGGTAGCAGTCGTCGAGGCAGACGTTGCTGTAGTAAAGCAAAGTAATCAGGTAATTGCAGTCCCAGGAGAGCCGTTTAGCTATACGATAACAGTTAATAATTTTGGCCCAAGTGCAGCAGAAAATGTACTTTTAATGGATAGTATCCCTAGTTCTATTCTTAATCCAATGTACTCAATCGATGGAGGAGTAACATTTAATCCATGGCCAGGATTTCTTAGCTTAGGAACTTTACCGGCAGGAGCAGAAAGGATTATCATAATTAAAGGAACTGTAAGCCCTGACGCAACAGGCGTGATTTCCAATACAGCAATCGTTAGCTCCACGACACCAGATCCAAATCCAGAGAATAATACTTCAACGTTAGAAATCCCAGTATCAGCTGTCGAGGCAGACGTTGCTGTAGAAAAACAAAGTAATCAGGCAGTTGCTATACCGGGAGAGCCATTTAGCTATACAATTATAGTTAATAACTTTGGTCCGAATGCTGCAGAGAATGTTCTTCTAATGGACAGTATACCAAGCTCTATTCTTAATCCAATGTACTCAATCGATGGAGGAGTAACATTTAATCCATGGCCGGGATTTCTTAATTTAGGAACATTACCGGCAGGAGCAGAAAGAGTTATCATAATAAGAGGAACTGTAAGCCCTGACGCAACAGGCGTGATTTCCAATACAGCAATCGTTAGCTCCACGACACCAGATCCAAATCCGGAGAATAACACTTCAACGCTAGAAACTCCAGTATCAGCTGTCGAAGCAGATATTGCTGTAGAAAAACAAAGCAATCAGGCGATTGCGATACCAGGAGAGTCGCTTAGCTATACAATTGTAGTGAATAACTTTGGTCCAAATGCTGCAGAGGATGTTCTTTTGATGGATAGTATACCAAGTTCTATTCTTAATCCAGAGTACTCAATCGATGGAGGAGTAACATTTAATCCATGGCCAGGATTTCTTAATTTAGGAACATTACTGGCAGGAGCGGAAAGAATTATCATAATAAGAGGAACTGTAAGCCCAACGGCAGCAGGCATTATTATAAATACAGCAACAGTAAGCTCCCCTACACCAGACCCAAATCCGGAGAACAATACTTCAACGACAGAGACGCCAATATTAGCTCCAGCACAGGCAGATGTTTCAATTACAAAAACTGCAAGCCCCAATCCAGTGGCTCCAGGAGAAATGATAACCTTCACTCTAGTAGTATCCAATGCAGGACCAAATACTGCAGAAAATGTGATTGTAAATGATAATATTTCAGCAAGCATTACAGGACCGGTATTTTCAGTCGATGGAGGGGCAACCTTTAATCCATGGCTGGGCTCCCTTAATATAGGGGCATTGCCGGCTGGAGAATCAAGAACCATTATCATTAGAGGTACAGTAGCAGAATCAGCTTCAGGCTGTATTAATAATACGGCAATTGCAATCTCAGCAACACCGGATCCTAATCTGTTTAACAACGTAGCATCAATATGTGTAGCAGTAGCGGCAGCTGAAGAAACAGAAGCAGACGTTTCTGTGAAGAAATTTGCAAATAAGAAAGAGGCTTGCTGTGGAGAGCTGGTGGTGTTTACAATCGTGGTTTCAAATGCAGGCCCGGCAGATGCTCATAATGTTGTTTTAACCGATAGCCTGGCAAACATTCTTAAAAAACCGATGTTTTCACTGGACGATGGTTTTGCTTTCCAGCCATGGCCGGGAAGTGTTAACTTAGGCACAATACCAGAAGGCACATCAAGAGTCGTTCTTATAAAAGGATGCATACGGCAGACATGTTCTTGTAAAATAATTAATACAGCACAAGTCAGTTCAACAACGCAAGATCCAGATCTTAACAATAATACCGCGACAGCTTGTATACAAATTTTAAAATGTTGTGACGATTGA